Proteins from one Oscillatoria sp. FACHB-1407 genomic window:
- a CDS encoding homospermidine biosynthesis protein — protein sequence MSSLLNRKIAPTPMPTEIGVVDLIDNYFTAYNSARLREICHLLSHDVMQDGVTVGLSLSGALTPAGFGVSVLSPLIRNGFIDWIISTGANLYHDLHYGLGLNLYSGNPFADDVKLREEGQIRIYDITFGYDVLLETDAFIRELLRAEPFQKRMGTAEFHHLLGKYINAVEKQIGVKHSCLLSTAYECGVPIYTSSPGDSSIGMNVAALALEGSKLVIDPSQDVNETAAIAYTARDAASDGSEGKSAAIIIGGGSPKNFLLQTQPQIHEVLGLEERGHDYFVQITDARPDTGGLSGATPSEAVSWGKIDPDELPSTIVCYTDSTIALPIMTAYIMSQSAPRPLKRLYDRREEMLDRLRLAYYAAKARQPEQPTAAIAQIVTATREPVATYPCGTPIKR from the coding sequence ATGTCTAGCCTACTCAACCGTAAGATTGCACCTACCCCCATGCCCACTGAAATTGGGGTTGTAGATTTAATCGACAATTATTTCACCGCTTATAACTCGGCTCGTCTGCGCGAAATCTGTCATCTTTTGAGCCACGATGTTATGCAAGATGGAGTCACTGTTGGTCTAAGTCTGTCTGGAGCGTTGACTCCTGCTGGTTTTGGCGTCTCCGTGCTATCTCCATTGATTCGCAATGGCTTTATTGATTGGATCATCAGCACTGGAGCTAACCTGTATCATGATTTGCACTACGGATTAGGGTTGAATCTGTATAGTGGCAATCCTTTTGCAGATGATGTCAAACTGCGCGAAGAAGGGCAAATCCGCATCTACGACATCACCTTTGGTTATGATGTGTTGCTCGAAACAGACGCCTTTATCCGAGAACTATTGCGGGCAGAGCCCTTTCAAAAACGCATGGGCACTGCTGAGTTCCATCATCTGTTGGGCAAATACATTAACGCCGTTGAAAAGCAAATCGGCGTCAAACACTCCTGTTTGCTCTCCACTGCGTATGAATGCGGTGTGCCCATCTACACTTCCTCGCCAGGGGATAGCTCGATTGGGATGAATGTAGCCGCTCTGGCATTGGAAGGATCAAAACTGGTGATTGATCCCTCTCAGGATGTCAACGAAACCGCCGCGATCGCCTATACGGCACGGGATGCAGCAAGTGACGGCAGCGAAGGCAAGAGTGCCGCCATCATTATTGGCGGTGGTAGCCCCAAAAACTTCTTGCTGCAAACTCAACCTCAAATCCACGAGGTGTTGGGACTGGAGGAACGGGGGCACGACTACTTTGTGCAAATCACGGATGCTCGTCCTGACACCGGGGGACTGTCGGGCGCAACCCCCTCGGAAGCTGTGAGTTGGGGCAAGATTGACCCTGACGAGTTGCCCAGCACCATCGTCTGCTACACCGACAGCACGATCGCCCTACCCATCATGACCGCTTATATCATGAGCCAGAGTGCTCCCCGTCCACTGAAGCGACTGTACGATCGCCGGGAAGAGATGCTCGATCGCTTGCGGTTAGCCTATTACGCAGCCAAAGCTCGCCAACCGGAGCAACCCACAGCAGCGATCGCTCAAATCGTCACCGCGACTCGTGAACCTGTCGCAACGTATCCCTGCGGTACACCCATTAAACGGTAG
- a CDS encoding NAD(+) kinase, translating to MELNQVIIVHKAGDPLSQRWAENCARQLEARNCKVLLGPSGSKDNPYPVFLASVSKPIDFALVLGGDGTALGAARHLAPEGIPILALNVGGTLGFLTESADDFGNSNLLLDRLQEDRFAVQRRMMLQATTFEGSRSNREPMSDRYLALNEMCVKPASADRMITSILEMEIDGEVVDQYQGDGLIVATPTGSTCYTVAANGPIIHPGMEAIAVTPICPLSLSSRPIVLPPGSVVSIWPLADRELTTKLWMDGVLATSIWPGQRVDIRMADCQAQFIILQENYSYYQTLREKLQWAGARIRYSNNHRN from the coding sequence GTGGAATTAAATCAGGTCATTATTGTTCATAAGGCGGGCGATCCCCTGAGTCAACGTTGGGCAGAAAATTGTGCCCGACAGTTGGAAGCGCGTAATTGCAAGGTTTTGTTGGGACCCAGTGGGTCTAAGGATAACCCCTACCCGGTTTTTTTGGCGTCGGTTTCTAAGCCCATTGACTTTGCTCTTGTTCTGGGTGGTGATGGTACTGCTTTGGGAGCCGCCCGTCATCTTGCCCCTGAAGGCATTCCGATTCTGGCACTCAATGTGGGCGGAACGTTGGGTTTTCTCACTGAGTCTGCTGACGACTTTGGCAACTCCAATCTTTTGCTAGATCGACTCCAGGAAGATCGCTTTGCGGTGCAGCGACGGATGATGCTCCAGGCAACGACCTTTGAGGGTAGTCGCAGCAATCGGGAACCGATGAGCGATCGCTACCTGGCTCTAAACGAGATGTGCGTTAAGCCTGCCTCTGCTGACCGGATGATTACCTCCATTTTAGAAATGGAGATCGATGGGGAGGTGGTCGATCAGTACCAGGGGGATGGGTTGATTGTGGCAACTCCGACAGGTTCCACCTGTTACACCGTTGCGGCAAACGGTCCCATTATTCATCCTGGTATGGAGGCGATCGCTGTTACCCCCATTTGTCCATTGAGCCTCTCCAGTCGTCCCATTGTCCTTCCTCCTGGTTCGGTCGTGAGCATTTGGCCGCTTGCTGATCGCGAACTGACGACTAAACTGTGGATGGATGGGGTGTTAGCGACTTCTATCTGGCCGGGACAACGAGTGGACATCCGGATGGCAGACTGTCAGGCGCAATTCATCATCCTGCAAGAAAACTATTCCTACTACCAGACCCTACGAGAAAAACTGCAATGGGCAGGGGCACGGATTCGTTACAGCAATAATCACCGAAACTGA
- the nuoK gene encoding NADH-quinone oxidoreductase subunit NuoK, with amino-acid sequence MQLQYFLLIAAALFCIGIYGLVTSRNAIRVLMSIELLLNAVNLNLMAFSNYLDPQSVKGQVFAVFVISIAAAEAAVGLAIVLSIYRNRDTVDMEQFNLLKW; translated from the coding sequence ATGCAACTACAGTATTTTCTTCTTATTGCTGCCGCTCTTTTTTGCATTGGCATCTATGGTCTAGTCACCAGCCGCAACGCGATTCGAGTCTTGATGTCAATTGAGCTATTGCTCAATGCGGTCAACCTCAATCTGATGGCGTTTTCCAACTACCTTGACCCTCAAAGTGTCAAAGGACAAGTGTTTGCGGTATTTGTTATTTCCATTGCTGCGGCTGAAGCGGCTGTGGGTTTGGCAATTGTTCTATCGATTTACCGCAACCGCGATACTGTAGATATGGAGCAATTCAATCTGTTGAAGTGGTAG
- a CDS encoding NADH-quinone oxidoreductase subunit J, which yields MNLADGVQIVSFGILAFMTLAAALGVVLLNNIVYSAFLLGGVFISISGLYILLNAGFVAAAQVLIYVGAVNVLILFGIMLVNKRQPFRPVANAWLGRAATALVCSGLFALLGAMVLATPWAISGSPVAGDGAIYTIGLHFFSDFLLPFELASVLLLMALIGAIVLARREFLPDDSSAVQPQQPVLTLPERPRELTSVGITRPERTITESPGDRNA from the coding sequence GTGAATCTAGCAGATGGGGTTCAAATTGTTTCGTTCGGCATCCTTGCCTTTATGACGCTGGCAGCCGCATTGGGTGTCGTGTTGTTAAATAACATTGTCTATTCAGCGTTTCTGCTGGGTGGTGTTTTTATCAGCATCTCTGGTTTGTATATCCTGCTCAATGCTGGATTTGTCGCTGCGGCTCAGGTGCTCATCTATGTCGGAGCCGTTAACGTTCTGATCCTGTTCGGGATCATGCTAGTTAACAAGCGGCAACCGTTCCGCCCAGTGGCTAATGCCTGGTTGGGCAGGGCGGCTACTGCTCTGGTGTGCTCTGGTCTGTTTGCCTTATTGGGAGCAATGGTGCTTGCGACTCCTTGGGCAATTTCAGGGTCGCCTGTTGCAGGAGATGGAGCAATCTACACGATTGGGCTACATTTCTTCAGCGATTTCTTATTGCCGTTTGAGTTGGCATCTGTATTGCTGTTGATGGCATTAATTGGGGCGATTGTCCTGGCACGCCGCGAGTTTTTGCCAGACGATTCCTCAGCCGTCCAGCCTCAGCAGCCCGTGTTGACGCTGCCGGAACGTCCGCGTGAGCTGACTTCTGTTGGCATCACTCGTCCAGAGCGGACGATTACTGAATCTCCTGGCGATCGCAACGCTTAA
- the ndhI gene encoding NAD(P)H-quinone oxidoreductase subunit I, with amino-acid sequence MLKFLKSVVDYAKEAGQAAKYIGQGLSVTFDHMQRRPITVQYPYEKLIPSERFRGRIHFEFDKCIACEVCVRVCPINLPVVDWEFNKETKKKKLNHYSIDFGVCIFCGNCVEYCPTNCLSMTEEYELATYDRHELNFDNVALGRLPYKVTQDPMVTPLRELAYLPKGVLEPHGLPAGSRRAGKMPEEILEEMETK; translated from the coding sequence ATGCTGAAATTTCTTAAGTCTGTTGTTGACTACGCAAAAGAAGCAGGACAAGCGGCAAAATACATCGGGCAAGGGCTGTCCGTTACCTTTGACCACATGCAACGCCGCCCAATTACCGTTCAATATCCCTACGAGAAACTCATTCCTTCTGAGCGGTTTCGGGGTCGAATTCACTTTGAGTTTGACAAGTGCATCGCCTGCGAAGTCTGTGTTCGGGTTTGCCCGATTAATTTGCCCGTTGTTGATTGGGAATTCAACAAAGAAACCAAGAAGAAAAAACTGAATCACTACAGCATCGACTTTGGAGTTTGCATCTTCTGTGGCAACTGCGTTGAGTATTGCCCCACGAATTGCCTCTCGATGACTGAGGAATATGAACTGGCAACGTACGATCGCCACGAGTTGAACTTTGACAATGTGGCATTAGGACGTTTGCCTTACAAGGTGACTCAAGATCCCATGGTGACTCCACTGCGTGAGCTTGCCTATCTGCCCAAAGGCGTTCTGGAGCCCCACGGTTTACCAGCAGGGTCGCGTCGGGCTGGTAAGATGCCAGAAGAGATCTTAGAAGAAATGGAAACGAAGTAG
- the nuoH gene encoding NADH-quinone oxidoreductase subunit NuoH encodes MNSGIDLQRSFIEALSSFGLSPELAKVIWMPFPMLLVLLGATFGVLVTTWLERKISAAAQQRIGPEFAGPLGMLIPIADGAKLLFKEDLVPAKSDPWLFTLGPVLVVVPVFLSYLIVPFGQNLQITNLGVGIFLWIALSSIAPIGLLMSGYASNNKYSLLGGLRAAAQSISYELPLALSVLAIVMMSNSLSTIDIVNQQSGYGILGWNIWRQPIGFLIFWIAALAECERLPFDLPEAEEELVAGYQTEYSGMKFGLFYLSSYVNLVLSALFVSVLYLGGWDFPIPISLIADWIGVSETTPWLQVITGAIGIIMTVFKAYLLVFIAILLRWTVPRVRIDQLLDLGWKFLLPVSLVNLLLTAGLKLAFPVAFGG; translated from the coding sequence ATGAATTCTGGAATTGATTTACAAAGGAGCTTTATTGAAGCTCTTAGCAGTTTTGGCTTATCACCAGAGTTGGCAAAGGTCATCTGGATGCCATTCCCTATGCTCCTGGTCCTTCTGGGTGCGACTTTTGGTGTACTCGTTACCACCTGGTTGGAGCGGAAGATCTCAGCAGCCGCTCAACAACGGATCGGTCCTGAGTTTGCTGGACCTCTGGGAATGTTGATTCCCATTGCCGATGGTGCAAAATTGCTCTTCAAAGAAGATTTAGTTCCAGCCAAATCTGACCCCTGGCTGTTTACGCTTGGACCTGTATTGGTTGTTGTACCAGTCTTTTTGTCCTACTTGATTGTGCCGTTTGGTCAAAATTTACAAATCACTAACCTGGGTGTTGGTATCTTTTTGTGGATTGCACTATCGAGTATTGCCCCCATCGGCTTGTTGATGTCGGGATATGCCTCCAATAACAAATACTCGCTGTTGGGTGGCTTGCGCGCAGCGGCTCAGTCCATCAGCTATGAACTGCCTTTGGCACTGTCTGTGCTGGCGATTGTAATGATGTCAAACTCTCTCAGCACCATTGACATTGTCAATCAGCAATCCGGTTATGGCATCCTCGGCTGGAATATTTGGCGACAGCCCATTGGCTTTTTGATCTTTTGGATCGCAGCTCTGGCAGAGTGTGAGCGTCTCCCCTTTGACCTGCCCGAAGCAGAAGAGGAGTTGGTTGCAGGGTATCAGACTGAATATTCTGGAATGAAGTTTGGTCTGTTTTATCTCAGCTCTTATGTCAACTTAGTGCTCTCTGCCCTGTTTGTTTCGGTGCTTTACTTGGGTGGTTGGGATTTTCCCATTCCCATCAGCTTAATCGCCGATTGGATTGGCGTGAGTGAGACAACTCCCTGGTTGCAGGTTATCACTGGGGCGATCGGCATTATTATGACCGTCTTTAAGGCCTATCTACTCGTTTTCATTGCAATCCTGTTGCGTTGGACGGTACCCCGCGTTCGGATTGACCAGTTGTTAGACTTAGGTTGGAAATTCTTGTTACCAGTCTCGCTGGTGAATCTGTTGTTAACCGCAGGGCTTAAGCTTGCCTTCCCCGTTGCTTTTGGTGGCTAA